The nucleotide sequence CATCGCGGCGACGATCCGCTCCACCTGCCGGGCGACGTTGCCGTAGCCGACCAGTCCGACCACGCAGCTGCCGATGTCGCGGACGGTCTCACCGAGCGACGGGTCCGACGGCCAGCCGCGGCCCTCGCGCGTCAGCCGGTCGAGCTGCGGCAGGCGGCGCAGCGCGGCGAGCATCAGCAGCAGCGTGCCCTCGGCGACCGAGGGCGCGTTGGCGCCCGGCATGTTCGCGACCGCGATGCCGTGCGCCGTGGCGGCGTCGACGTCGATGGTGTTGACGCCCGCGCCGAGCTTGTGGATCAGCCGGCACCGCGTCGCGGCGGCGACGTCGGCGGCCGACAGCGGGCGCAGCACGTGCCACACGACGTCGGCCTCGGGGAGTTCGCGGTAGAAGGCGTCGTCGTCGGTCTCGGCGCAGAACCGGACGTCGAGCCAGTCGGCCTCGGCGGCGACCATGTCGCGCACCGTGGCGCCGGGGACGAAGTGTGCGAGCACCCGAAGCGTCACGCGCCTCAACCTAGCGAAAGCGCTTGGCGATCCACTTGGCGATCACGTCGGCCTGCTCGCTGCGGGCACCCGGGGTGGTGAAGTAGTGGTCCGAGTCGATGGCGCAGCTGGTCTTGTCCGTGCTGGCCAGCGCGTCGAAGATCGTCGCGGCATCCGACGGGAACACCCCGGTGTCCTGCTCGGCGGTGATCACCAGGGCGGGGCAGTCGATGCGGGCCAGGTGCGGCTCGGCGCGGGTCTGGGCGTACCGCAGGCTCCACATCCCCATCCAGCTGCGCAGCGTGCATGCGGCGGCGATCCCGCGGGCGGACCGGTTGGCCTTCGCCGGATCGCCCGCGTAACAGGTGTTCGCGGGCCGCCTGCTGGGTTCCAAGGTCGGGTCCACCATCCGCGGGTCGGCCCAGGTGCGGTGCACCGCGAAGGGACGGTCGACGAAACCCGCTGCGCGCACGCGCTTCAGCTCGGTCTCGGCCCAGTCGGTGATGGCGTGGTTGCGGCGCAGCTGCGCGGCGCGGTAGCGCGCGACGAAGTCCGGGTCGTAGGGCGGCCCGTTGCGCGGATCGAACAGGTCGATGTCGGGATCGGTGGCGACGGGGTCGTTCTCGTCGACGACGGCGCCGTCCATCCACGCCGTCAGCACCTCGGGCCGGCCGGGGTGCGCGGCGCTGGCGACGTAGCCGTCGGCCGCGACGAGGTCACCGAGGCCTGCGGCGGGCCGCATGCCGCCCACCGGCTGCACGTGCGGGTCGACGGCCTGCGCCTGGTAGGCCGCCATCAACGAGCCGCCACCCGAATTGCCCAGCAGCACAACGGCGTC is from Mycolicibacterium grossiae and encodes:
- a CDS encoding alpha/beta hydrolase — protein: MTRTSGGTPGVTREFIGLDSPSARRASSGGHPCQGVYYRGVGRKPKVAMIAAHYQVDFSEHYLADYMATRGIGFLGWNTRFRGYESSFLLDHALVDIGVGVRWLRETQNVDAVVLLGNSGGGSLMAAYQAQAVDPHVQPVGGMRPAAGLGDLVAADGYVASAAHPGRPEVLTAWMDGAVVDENDPVATDPDIDLFDPRNGPPYDPDFVARYRAAQLRRNHAITDWAETELKRVRAAGFVDRPFAVHRTWADPRMVDPTLEPSRRPANTCYAGDPAKANRSARGIAAACTLRSWMGMWSLRYAQTRAEPHLARIDCPALVITAEQDTGVFPSDAATIFDALASTDKTSCAIDSDHYFTTPGARSEQADVIAKWIAKRFR